The proteins below come from a single Cricetulus griseus strain 17A/GY chromosome 6, alternate assembly CriGri-PICRH-1.0, whole genome shotgun sequence genomic window:
- the Tbc1d20 gene encoding TBC1 domain family member 20 isoform X1, with amino-acid sequence MALRPSQGDGSAGRWNCGLGKADFNAKRKKKVAEIHQALNSDPTDVAALRRMAISEGGLLTDEIRCQVWPKLLNVNTCEPPPVSRKDLRQLSKDYQQVLLDVRRSLRRFPPGMPDEQREGLQEELIDIILLILDRNPQLHYYQGYHDIVVTFLLVVGERLATSLVEKLSTHHLRDFMDPTMDNTKHILNYLMPIIDQVNPELHDFMQSAEVGTIFALSWLITWFGHVLSDFRHVVRLYDFFLACHPLMPIYFAAVIVLYREQEVLDCDCDMASVHHLLSQIPQDLPYETLISRAGDLFVQFPPSELAREAAAQQEAERTAASTFKDFELASAQQRPDMVLRQRFRGLLRPETRTKDVLTKPRTNRFVKLAVMGLTVALGAAALAVVKSALEWAPKFQLQLFP; translated from the exons ACTTTaatgccaaaaggaaaaagaaggtggCGGAAATACACCAGGCCCTGAACAGTGATCCCACCGACGTGGCTGCCCTTCGACGAATGGCGATCAGTGAGGGAGGGCTCCTGACTGATGAGATCAGGTGCCAGGTGTGGCCCAAGCTCCTCAATGTCAACACCTGTGAGCCACCGCCTGTGTCAA GGAAGGATCTTCGACAGTTGAGCAAGGATTACCAGCAAGTACTGCTGGATGTCAGGCGGTCTCTTCGGCGCTTCCCTCCTG GCATGCCAGATGAGCAGAGAGAAGGGCTTCAGGAAGAACTAATCGACATTATCCTCCTCATCTTGGATCGCAACCCTCAGCTCCACTACTACCAGGGCTACCATGACATCGTGGTCACCTTTCTGCTGGTGGTGGGCGAGAGGCTGGCAACATCCTTGGTAGAAAAATTATCTACCCATCACCTCAG GGATTTCATGGATCCCACAATGGACAATACCAAGCACATTCTAAATTATCTGATGCCCATCATTGACCAAGTGAACCCAGAACTCCATGACTTCATGCAGAG TGCTGAGGTGGGGACCATCTTTGCCCTCAGCTGGCTTATCACCTGGTTTGGGCACGTCCTGTCAGACTTCAGGCACGTTGTGCGGTTATACGACTTCTTCCTGGCCTGCCACCCACTCATGCCCATTTACTTTGCAGCTGTG ATTGTGCTGTACCGGGAGCAGGAAGTCCTGGACTGTGACTGTGACATGGCCTCTGTCCACCACCTGTTGTCTCAGATCCCTCAGGACCTGCCCTATGAGACGCTCATCAGCAGAGCAGGAGACCTCTTTGTTCAGTTCCCCCCTTCTGAACTTGCAAGGGAGGCAGCTGCACAGCAAGAGGCTGAAAG AACGGCAGCCTCTACTTTCAAAGACTTTGAGCTGGCATCAGCCCAGCAGAGGCCAGATATGGTGCTGCGGCAGCGGTTTCGGGGACTTCTGCGGCCTGAGACTCGAACAAAAGATGTCCTGACCAAACCAAGGACCAACCGCTTTGTGAAACTGGCAGTGATGGGGCTAACGGTGGCACTTGGAGCAGCAGCACTAGCAGTGGTGAAGAGTGCCCTGGAGTGGGCCCCTAAGTTCCAGCTGCAGCTGTTCCCCTGA
- the Tbc1d20 gene encoding TBC1 domain family member 20 isoform X2 codes for MALRPSQGDGSAGRWNCGLGKADFNAKRKKKVAEIHQALNSDPTDVAALRRMAISEGGLLTDEIRCQVWPKLLNVNTCEPPPVSSMPDEQREGLQEELIDIILLILDRNPQLHYYQGYHDIVVTFLLVVGERLATSLVEKLSTHHLRDFMDPTMDNTKHILNYLMPIIDQVNPELHDFMQSAEVGTIFALSWLITWFGHVLSDFRHVVRLYDFFLACHPLMPIYFAAVIVLYREQEVLDCDCDMASVHHLLSQIPQDLPYETLISRAGDLFVQFPPSELAREAAAQQEAERTAASTFKDFELASAQQRPDMVLRQRFRGLLRPETRTKDVLTKPRTNRFVKLAVMGLTVALGAAALAVVKSALEWAPKFQLQLFP; via the exons ACTTTaatgccaaaaggaaaaagaaggtggCGGAAATACACCAGGCCCTGAACAGTGATCCCACCGACGTGGCTGCCCTTCGACGAATGGCGATCAGTGAGGGAGGGCTCCTGACTGATGAGATCAGGTGCCAGGTGTGGCCCAAGCTCCTCAATGTCAACACCTGTGAGCCACCGCCTGTGTCAA GCATGCCAGATGAGCAGAGAGAAGGGCTTCAGGAAGAACTAATCGACATTATCCTCCTCATCTTGGATCGCAACCCTCAGCTCCACTACTACCAGGGCTACCATGACATCGTGGTCACCTTTCTGCTGGTGGTGGGCGAGAGGCTGGCAACATCCTTGGTAGAAAAATTATCTACCCATCACCTCAG GGATTTCATGGATCCCACAATGGACAATACCAAGCACATTCTAAATTATCTGATGCCCATCATTGACCAAGTGAACCCAGAACTCCATGACTTCATGCAGAG TGCTGAGGTGGGGACCATCTTTGCCCTCAGCTGGCTTATCACCTGGTTTGGGCACGTCCTGTCAGACTTCAGGCACGTTGTGCGGTTATACGACTTCTTCCTGGCCTGCCACCCACTCATGCCCATTTACTTTGCAGCTGTG ATTGTGCTGTACCGGGAGCAGGAAGTCCTGGACTGTGACTGTGACATGGCCTCTGTCCACCACCTGTTGTCTCAGATCCCTCAGGACCTGCCCTATGAGACGCTCATCAGCAGAGCAGGAGACCTCTTTGTTCAGTTCCCCCCTTCTGAACTTGCAAGGGAGGCAGCTGCACAGCAAGAGGCTGAAAG AACGGCAGCCTCTACTTTCAAAGACTTTGAGCTGGCATCAGCCCAGCAGAGGCCAGATATGGTGCTGCGGCAGCGGTTTCGGGGACTTCTGCGGCCTGAGACTCGAACAAAAGATGTCCTGACCAAACCAAGGACCAACCGCTTTGTGAAACTGGCAGTGATGGGGCTAACGGTGGCACTTGGAGCAGCAGCACTAGCAGTGGTGAAGAGTGCCCTGGAGTGGGCCCCTAAGTTCCAGCTGCAGCTGTTCCCCTGA